The DNA region TCCTTGGACATGGTTTTGAGCAATGTCCAGTGGACACATGCCTCTTCTATACGGTCACTCGCAACCTCATCATCTCGACACACGTGGATGATTGCATGTTCGGGCCCGAGCAAGCAGCTCTTTACGAAGAGCTGCTGACGAGACTCAAGGCCGATTTCAAGGTGGCGTCGGGCTCCTTATCTTGGTTTCTGGGTATAAACATTATTCAAGACCCCACGAATGGAATAGTCATGACTCAGGAACAGTACACGACCACCATCCTTAAGCGCTTCCAAATGCATGACTCCAGACCAGCTGCCTCCCCCATGGTCGTTGGTGCGAACACACAAGAGCCATGCACTGAGCCCTTCACAGATATCAAGCTGTTCCGCTCTGCTATAGGGTCGCTCATGCACCTCGCTAAGTGGTCGTGCCCGGACATTGCGTACGCAGTGGCGTTCTGCGCACGCGCAATGTCCAAACCAACTCAAGATTCCTGGACTTGCGTCAAGAGGATATTTAGATACCTCCAAGGCACCGCAAATCATGGCTTACGCTACTCCTACCATCTGGACCTCACCCTGGAAGGGCACTGTGACAGTGACTTTGCAAACTGTCCAACATCCCGCAAGTCAGTGAGCGGATTCATATACACCGTGGACAATGGCACTGCCCCAATCTCCTGGAAGAGCGGCAACCAAGAACTCGTGGCCACCTCCACTCTAGAAGCAGAGTACATCGCCCTTTTCACCGCCTCTCAAGAAGCCCTATTCTTGCAAAGGCTCTTCGGCTACATCCGAGATCAACCACCAATGTGTGTGACCATCAAATGTGACAATCAGGGAGCCATTGCGGTAGCTAAGAACCCCGAATTTCACAAGCGCACTAAGCACATTAGCGTCAAATACCATGCCATTCGGGAACGCACTGTCCTAGGACAGATAACTCCCACATATATCGAAACCTCACAGAACCGAGCAGACGTATTCACTAAGCCAGTACCCCCGGTCACTATTCAACAGCTTCCCTACCTCCACCGCCCAGTACACGTCCGCGGTGAGGGGGAGTGTCAGAGAATGGATCCGGGTTGACACCGCTGACGTCACTGGGGCCACTAAAACCCGCCAGCAAAGACCTGTTTCCCTCACTTGTTATACACGCACACCACATTTAGTATACACTGCCATGCACGCATTTATGAGACATATATACACTTTATTGCACACTAGACCAGCATAATTTATCGCGACACCCACAAATATTTACTCCACCGCGCCGCGCTCTCCCTGCCCTTCCTGACCGTGATATACATCCAGTACATCATCAGGGGGAGCATCCGGTTTATCCATCATCCCTGCATCATTGCATAACACCTACTCAATCCACACCCTAACCTTGCACCCTTATCAATCATTCACGCATACACAGACTTCATAACTTACTCAACACACACGTACTCATCTCACCCATCAACACCCTCCTTGTCTTTACTATCTCATAATACCACTCAATAAACATAACCTTTAACAGGTTATGGGCCCATCGCTCCCGCGTGCACACACAGACACAAACACTCCCGCTCCTCGCTCTTAAACTC from Candidatus Obscuribacterales bacterium includes:
- a CDS encoding reverse transcriptase domain-containing protein, which encodes MEDQIDPSSVAPGKRRMIADPSSPEPLDSPMKESDTPPRQEDTSSGAPPNRRSTRLRNKQQVDYREPDTTLIDQYLNALQENTHTAAHLDTPLPQDDAVNPNRVAHIYDNIKEKDLTAESIKRLPDYALWHAAQMRELRELTALKTWRMVRLPSGRRTIKHKWCFRRKFTETGAIERYKARLVGKGFTQIRGVDFNETFSPVVRHETVRLFLAFCAAHGRQVFQADIGNAYLNAPLEEEVYIDLPAGLADYLRQHPDSLSDMEREYLSSGKAGDLVLLLLKGLPGLRQVGRNWFEMFARWLLGHGFEQCPVDTCLFYTVTRNLIISTHVDDCMFGPEQAALYEELLTRLKADFKVASGSLSWFLGINIIQDPTNGIVMTQEQYTTTILKRFQMHDSRPAASPMVVGANTQEPCTEPFTDIKLFRSAIGSLMHLAKWSCPDIAYAVAFCARAMSKPTQDSWTCVKRIFRYLQGTANHGLRYSYHLDLTLEGHCDSDFANCPTSRKSVSGFIYTVDNGTAPISWKSGNQELVATSTLEAEYIALFTASQEALFLQRLFGYIRDQPPMCVTIKCDNQGAIAVAKNPEFHKRTKHISVKYHAIRERTVLGQITPTYIETSQNRADVFTKPVPPVTIQQLPYLHRPVHVRGEGECQRMDPG